The Stenotrophomonas maltophilia sequence CTGCGTGGACGGCGTCAGCCTCACCGTCAACGAAGTGGACGATGAAGGTTTTGAAGTCGCCCTGATCCCGCACACGGTGGCCAACACCGCCTTCTCCGCCGCAGGCGTAGGCAGCGCGGTCAATCTTGAAATCGATCTGGTCGCCCGTTATGTGGAGCGGCTGATCAGTGTGCCGACCAACGGTCAGCACCCACAGGGAGATGTCGCATGAATTTCGCCCCGATTCCGGAAATCCTGGAAGACATCCGCCAGGGCCGCATGGTGGTCATCGTCGATGACGAGGACCGCGAGAACGAAGGCGACCTGATCATGGCCGCCGAGCTGGTCAAGGCCAGTGACATCAACTTCATGGTCACCCATGGCCGTGGCCTGGTGTGCCTGCCGCTGAACCGTACCCGCGCCGCCGATCTCGGCCTGGCGCCGATGGTGCAGGCCAATACCGCCCAGTTCCAGACCAATTTCACGGTCAGCATCGAGGCCGCCGAGGGCGTCACCACCGGCATTTCGGCGCATGACCGCGCCCACACCATCCGCACCGCGGTGAAGCCCAACGCCAAGCCGTCGGACCTGCACCAGCCGGGCCATATCTTCCCGTTGATCGCCCAGCCGGGCGGGGTGCTGACCCGCGCCGGCCACACCGAAGCCGCCGTGGACATGGCCATGCTGGCCGGGCTGGAACCGGCCGGCGTGCTGGTGGAGATCCTGAACCCGGATGGCAGCATGGCACGCCGCCCGGAGCTGGAAGTGTTCGCCCGCGAGCACGGCCTGAAGATGGGCTCCATCGCCGATCTGATCGCCTACCGCCTGGCCACCGAAAAGACCGTCGAGCGCGTGGACGAGCGCGAGATCGATACCGAATTCGGCCCGTTCAAGCTGGTCACCTACCGCGACCGCATCGCCCACGACCTGCATTTCGCCCTGGTCCGCGGCACCCCGGATGCGGAAACCCCGACCCTGGTGCGCGTGCAGGTGGAAAACCCACTGGCAGACCTGCTGCACTGGCGCCGTGACGACTTCGGCGTGGCCGCCACCGATGCCCTGCGCGCAATCGATGCCGAAGGCGCCGGCGTGATGGTGGTGCTGCAGGCCCCGCGCGATGGTGAGTCTCTGCTGGCCCGCCTGCGCCAGCAGCCGGCACCGGTGGTGCCGGGCAAGGACAAGGACGTGAGCCAGTGGCGCCGCAACGGCGCAGGCGCGCAGATCCTGTCGGACCTGGGCCTGGGCAAGCTGCGCGTGCTGGGCACCCCGCGCCGCCAGATCGGCCTGGCCGGCTATGGCCTGGAAGTGGTGGAGACGGTGACCCTGTAATGGGTAGTGCCGGCCGCTGGCCGGCAACCGCATCCCCGGGATTGCCGGCCAGCGGCCGGCACTACCACACCTCCGCCAACGGTGGGTGCC is a genomic window containing:
- the ribB gene encoding 3,4-dihydroxy-2-butanone-4-phosphate synthase yields the protein MNFAPIPEILEDIRQGRMVVIVDDEDRENEGDLIMAAELVKASDINFMVTHGRGLVCLPLNRTRAADLGLAPMVQANTAQFQTNFTVSIEAAEGVTTGISAHDRAHTIRTAVKPNAKPSDLHQPGHIFPLIAQPGGVLTRAGHTEAAVDMAMLAGLEPAGVLVEILNPDGSMARRPELEVFAREHGLKMGSIADLIAYRLATEKTVERVDEREIDTEFGPFKLVTYRDRIAHDLHFALVRGTPDAETPTLVRVQVENPLADLLHWRRDDFGVAATDALRAIDAEGAGVMVVLQAPRDGESLLARLRQQPAPVVPGKDKDVSQWRRNGAGAQILSDLGLGKLRVLGTPRRQIGLAGYGLEVVETVTL